A single region of the Streptomyces virginiae genome encodes:
- a CDS encoding SpoIIE family protein phosphatase, translating to MDRFARLVSRLLRVPVAFVSLVEEKRQILPGLFGLPEPWAGSRTLPLSHSLCRYVVASGQPLIVPDARADDRFRTDPAIGDLGIVAYAGMPLTDGDGIVLGALCAIDHEPRTWGEGELTDLEDLAAACSAELCLRILSARSRSAQKVLETARASAERARSHAERLEQEAQLGMDHAELLLRASEELAQTSGLEDVRRRLRDLFVGAGKPSYVGLLVADKDELHRIADPDIEHSVEREVLTLPVSAAFPSTRAMRERRAVFVPDREALVAEYSPEAVGFSDRMGFTTVLCLPLWGSRALLGVLAVCWTKRHEVGVTERATLTAASGYIAQAVERALHLDERISVARQLQEAMLTDLPVAEGIEISALYEPAAVGDMIGGDWYDAYHLPPASSGGAPGALMVTVGDITGHDMHAATIMGQIRSMLRQATLDHPPYSPAAALTALDAACSVLPIEAGGTLVHARLDPADDSPDWTLTWSNAGHPPPLIRTRDGRVDLLGEHDILFHKDLGPLHRTEARRRLPAGSTLLFYTDGLIERRDRDIDASLAQLVDLLARHGDLPLPELLHRISDGSADPARGDDVVVLALRVP from the coding sequence ATGGACCGGTTCGCCCGCCTGGTTTCACGACTGCTCCGCGTGCCGGTGGCCTTCGTCTCGCTGGTCGAGGAGAAGCGGCAGATCCTGCCCGGACTGTTCGGTCTGCCGGAGCCCTGGGCGGGAAGCCGTACGCTGCCGCTGTCGCACTCGCTCTGCCGGTACGTGGTGGCCTCCGGGCAGCCCCTGATCGTGCCCGATGCACGCGCCGACGACCGGTTCCGCACCGACCCGGCCATCGGGGATCTCGGGATCGTGGCGTATGCGGGGATGCCGCTGACCGACGGGGACGGCATCGTCCTGGGCGCCTTGTGCGCCATCGACCACGAGCCCCGTACCTGGGGCGAGGGCGAGCTGACCGACCTGGAGGATCTGGCCGCCGCGTGCTCCGCCGAACTGTGCCTGCGCATCCTGTCGGCTCGTAGCCGGTCCGCACAGAAGGTGCTGGAGACCGCACGGGCCAGCGCCGAGCGTGCCCGGAGCCACGCGGAGCGCCTGGAGCAGGAGGCCCAGCTCGGCATGGACCATGCCGAGCTGCTGCTCAGGGCATCGGAGGAACTGGCCCAGACGTCCGGCCTGGAGGACGTACGGCGCCGACTGCGGGACCTTTTCGTCGGGGCCGGGAAGCCCTCGTACGTCGGCCTGCTGGTCGCCGACAAGGACGAACTGCACCGGATCGCCGACCCGGACATCGAGCACTCGGTGGAGCGGGAGGTTCTCACGCTGCCCGTGAGCGCGGCGTTCCCGAGCACCCGCGCCATGCGGGAACGGCGGGCGGTCTTCGTGCCGGACCGTGAGGCCCTCGTCGCCGAGTACAGCCCAGAGGCGGTCGGATTCTCCGACCGCATGGGCTTCACCACCGTCCTGTGCCTGCCCCTCTGGGGCAGCCGGGCCCTGCTGGGCGTACTCGCCGTCTGCTGGACCAAGCGGCACGAGGTGGGCGTCACGGAGCGGGCCACGCTCACCGCCGCGTCCGGCTACATCGCGCAGGCGGTGGAGCGTGCCCTGCACCTCGACGAACGCATCTCCGTGGCCCGGCAACTCCAGGAAGCCATGCTCACCGACCTCCCCGTCGCCGAGGGCATCGAGATCAGCGCCCTGTACGAGCCGGCCGCGGTCGGCGACATGATCGGTGGGGACTGGTACGACGCCTACCACCTGCCGCCCGCCTCGTCCGGCGGCGCGCCCGGGGCCCTCATGGTGACGGTGGGCGACATCACCGGCCACGACATGCACGCCGCTACGATCATGGGCCAGATCCGCAGCATGCTGCGGCAGGCAACCCTCGACCACCCGCCGTACAGCCCGGCCGCCGCGCTGACCGCCCTCGACGCGGCGTGCTCGGTCCTGCCCATCGAGGCCGGCGGCACGCTGGTCCACGCACGCCTCGACCCCGCCGACGACAGCCCCGATTGGACGCTGACCTGGTCCAACGCCGGCCACCCACCGCCCCTGATCCGTACTCGCGACGGCCGGGTGGACCTCTTGGGGGAGCACGACATCCTTTTCCACAAGGACCTCGGGCCGCTCCACCGGACCGAGGCCCGGCGGCGCCTTCCCGCGGGCTCGACGCTGCTGTTCTACACCGATGGGCTCATCGAACGCCGCGACCGCGACATCGATGCCTCCCTCGCGCAACTCGTCGACCTGCTCGCCCGCCATGGTGACCTTCCGCTGCCCGAACTGCTCCACCGGATCAGCGACGGTTCGGCGGACCCGGCTCGCGGAGACGACGTCGTCGTACTGGCGCTGCGCGTTCCCTGA
- a CDS encoding YVTN family beta-propeller repeat protein, with protein sequence MRRSWWGGSLRALVAGLVLVAGLALPMVAPQAAQAVPPGTYAYVANFQTDTVSVIDTATNTVAVTVPVGDAPWGVAVSPNGTRAYVTNRADATVSVIDTTTDTVVATVPVGLEPLGVAVSPNGTRTYVTNYGADTLSVIDTTTNTVVATIPVGDAPIGVAVSPNGARAYVTNSEADTVSVIKTHTNTVVATIPVGDYPFGVAVSRDSTRAYVTNSQADTVSVINTATNTVVATIPVGDVPQGVAISRDGTRAYVINADADTVSVIDTVTNTVVTTIPVGDAPREVAVSPDGAGAYVTNANDDTVSVIDTASNTVVATVPVGDLPFGVAIGVVPRPAPALTLIKLAAGGTFTQGGQGTYTLTVTNTGTLPTDGNTVTLTDTLPAGLTPVSFSGTGWTCTLTPLSCTRSDVLAPGAGYPPLTLAVRIARNAPEQVTNTATVTGGGSTGTGTATATTTVDRKQPPKPPHHNRPDHGKPGHGKPGHGKPGHGKPGHDRPDHGHRPGPR encoded by the coding sequence GTGCGTCGCTCGTGGTGGGGTGGGTCGCTGCGGGCGCTGGTGGCAGGTCTCGTCCTGGTGGCCGGCCTGGCCCTGCCCATGGTGGCCCCGCAGGCCGCCCAGGCCGTGCCGCCCGGCACCTACGCCTACGTCGCCAACTTCCAGACTGACACCGTGTCGGTGATCGACACAGCGACGAACACGGTGGCGGTCACGGTTCCCGTCGGCGATGCGCCGTGGGGAGTGGCGGTGTCGCCGAACGGCACCCGCGCCTACGTCACCAACCGGGCCGACGCCACGGTGTCCGTGATCGACACGACGACCGACACGGTCGTCGCCACCGTCCCCGTCGGCCTGGAGCCCCTGGGCGTGGCGGTGTCGCCGAACGGCACCCGCACCTACGTCACCAACTACGGCGCCGACACCCTGTCCGTGATCGACACGACCACCAACACGGTCGTCGCCACCATCCCCGTCGGCGATGCTCCCATCGGGGTAGCGGTGTCGCCGAACGGCGCTCGCGCCTACGTCACCAATTCCGAAGCCGACACGGTGTCCGTGATCAAGACGCACACGAACACGGTCGTCGCCACCATCCCCGTCGGCGACTACCCGTTCGGGGTGGCCGTGTCGCGGGACAGCACTCGTGCCTACGTCACCAATTCCCAGGCCGACACGGTGTCCGTGATCAACACGGCGACCAACACCGTCGTCGCCACCATCCCCGTCGGCGATGTGCCCCAGGGGGTGGCGATCTCGCGGGACGGCACCCGCGCCTACGTCATCAACGCCGACGCCGACACGGTGTCCGTGATCGACACGGTGACGAACACGGTCGTCACCACCATCCCCGTGGGTGATGCGCCTCGAGAGGTGGCGGTGTCGCCGGACGGCGCCGGCGCCTACGTCACCAACGCCAACGACGACACGGTGTCCGTGATCGACACCGCCTCCAACACCGTCGTGGCCACCGTTCCCGTGGGCGACCTCCCGTTCGGGGTGGCGATCGGGGTCGTGCCCCGGCCGGCGCCCGCGCTGACGCTGATCAAGCTCGCCGCCGGCGGGACGTTCACCCAGGGCGGGCAGGGCACCTACACCCTCACCGTCACCAACACCGGCACCCTGCCCACCGACGGCAACACCGTCACCCTCACCGACACCCTCCCCGCCGGCCTGACCCCGGTCAGCTTCTCCGGCACCGGATGGACCTGCACCCTCACCCCGCTGTCCTGCACGCGCAGCGACGTCCTCGCCCCCGGCGCCGGCTACCCGCCCCTCACCCTCGCCGTCCGGATCGCCCGCAACGCGCCGGAGCAGGTCACCAACACCGCCACCGTCACCGGCGGCGGCTCCACCGGCACGGGCACCGCCACCGCGACCACCACCGTCGACCGGAAGCAGCCGCCCAAGCCCCCGCACCACAACCGCCCGGACCACGGCAAGCCCGGTCACGGCAAGCCCGGTCACGGCAAGCCCGGTCACGGCAAGCCGGGCCACGACCGGCCCGACCACGGCCACCGCCCCGGCCCCCGGTAA
- a CDS encoding DUF5994 family protein — protein sequence MAASDNPAPSKLLPNAIHQAVKPGAALLRLETTQSRQGLLDGAWWPRSRNVRAELPALITALTAYLGPITRVGLDTSAWQDVPTRLVIDGQVVHLDADPVGDDTVLVTRGHNDHFALLVVPPDTTADAAREAMARAVRADNITQATQLLITATPEPEDGAAEAAD from the coding sequence ATGGCCGCATCCGACAACCCGGCCCCTTCGAAGCTCCTCCCGAACGCGATCCACCAAGCGGTCAAGCCGGGCGCCGCACTGCTCCGACTGGAGACCACACAGTCCCGCCAAGGGCTCCTGGACGGCGCGTGGTGGCCACGCTCCAGGAACGTCAGGGCCGAGCTGCCCGCACTGATCACGGCACTGACCGCGTACCTGGGGCCCATCACGCGGGTCGGCCTGGACACCTCCGCCTGGCAGGACGTCCCGACCCGTCTGGTGATCGACGGCCAGGTCGTACACCTCGACGCCGACCCTGTCGGCGACGACACCGTCCTCGTCACCCGCGGACACAACGACCACTTCGCCCTACTGGTGGTCCCCCCGGACACCACCGCCGACGCCGCCCGGGAAGCCATGGCCCGCGCCGTCCGCGCCGACAACATCACGCAGGCCACTCAGCTCCTCATCACCGCCACACCCGAACCTGAGGACGGCGCCGCCGAAGCGGCGGACTGA
- a CDS encoding DUF5994 family protein, with protein sequence MTTTLDRGAQRAVVLRPARLSLTPKTALAGRLDGAWWPYSRDLEAELPALAAALDETWGRITRVTVNPSRWPVVPRTVAVDGRVLHVGWFTEQDPDKLILLSYTVGRWDLLVIPPETEPAAAARLMAAAAIPGSVLAAGVLMANETVIGRGIRDTGRREAAWEDEGGACMSPFGEPMGRTALPLPENGWR encoded by the coding sequence ATGACCACGACCCTCGACCGCGGTGCGCAGCGGGCTGTTGTCCTGCGCCCGGCCCGCCTGTCCCTTACGCCGAAGACCGCTCTGGCAGGCCGGTTGGACGGTGCCTGGTGGCCCTACTCCCGTGACCTCGAAGCCGAGCTTCCCGCTCTCGCCGCCGCGCTGGACGAGACCTGGGGGCGCATTACGCGCGTCACTGTGAACCCCAGCCGCTGGCCGGTCGTCCCGCGCACGGTTGCCGTGGACGGGCGTGTGCTGCATGTGGGCTGGTTCACCGAACAGGACCCCGACAAGCTGATCCTGCTCTCCTACACCGTGGGCCGCTGGGACCTCCTGGTGATCCCGCCCGAGACCGAGCCCGCGGCCGCGGCCCGGCTGATGGCCGCCGCCGCGATCCCGGGCAGTGTCCTGGCCGCGGGCGTCCTGATGGCCAACGAAACCGTCATAGGGCGCGGCATCCGGGACACCGGCCGCCGGGAAGCCGCCTGGGAGGACGAGGGCGGGGCCTGCATGTCCCCCTTCGGGGAGCCGATGGGCCGAACCGCCCTGCCGTTGCCCGAGAACGGCTGGCGGTGA